A genome region from Aurantiacibacter sp. MUD61 includes the following:
- a CDS encoding SPOR domain-containing protein: MSGTAGSVNSVSSAQLPVSQQNGPSADYPITVGEPYVVNGTEYVPLDTMNYDHVGYLTVDQGARGITGTHHTLPLPSYVEVTSLETGRTILVRLERRGPMDSNNLLGLSPAALEQLGAGSQTPVRVRRVNPPEAERFALRSGEAAPERMDTPASLLTVLQRRLPESGAASLRPDARAASPAAQVPAPVVASNDQELPAVASATSLPPIGAAPHADEGAGSGEFAAAFENDDANASEAAPAPGHVEQAAEGRFVVQAAAFSTRDRADRVANTLGGMVTQAGRFWRVRTGPFATRGEAEASLANVRRAGYSDARILTSG, from the coding sequence GTGTCCGGGACCGCCGGATCGGTCAATTCGGTAAGCAGCGCTCAACTGCCGGTGAGCCAGCAAAACGGACCGTCTGCGGATTATCCGATCACGGTGGGCGAGCCCTATGTGGTCAACGGGACGGAATATGTCCCGCTCGACACGATGAACTATGATCACGTCGGCTATCTGACTGTCGATCAGGGCGCGCGCGGTATTACCGGGACGCACCATACGCTGCCTTTGCCAAGCTATGTTGAAGTGACGTCGCTGGAAACCGGCCGGACGATCCTTGTGCGTCTCGAACGGCGCGGACCGATGGACTCGAACAATCTGCTTGGTCTTTCTCCGGCTGCACTGGAACAGCTAGGCGCTGGATCACAAACGCCGGTTCGTGTTCGCCGCGTCAATCCGCCAGAGGCAGAACGCTTCGCCTTGCGTTCGGGCGAGGCTGCTCCCGAGCGCATGGATACACCCGCATCGCTTCTGACTGTTCTGCAGCGCCGCCTTCCTGAATCAGGTGCGGCATCCCTACGTCCCGACGCACGGGCAGCTTCGCCCGCTGCACAAGTTCCGGCACCCGTCGTTGCAAGCAATGACCAAGAACTGCCGGCAGTCGCATCAGCGACTTCGCTTCCACCTATCGGCGCAGCGCCCCATGCGGACGAAGGAGCAGGTAGCGGTGAATTTGCAGCCGCCTTCGAAAATGACGACGCGAACGCATCGGAAGCAGCACCGGCACCTGGGCACGTTGAGCAGGCCGCCGAAGGGCGCTTCGTGGTGCAAGCCGCAGCATTCTCGACGAGGGACCGCGCCGATCGCGTTGCCAATACACTCGGCGGAATGGTGACGCAAGCGGGCCGCTTCTGGCGCGTCCGCACCGGGCCTTTCGCGACCCGTGGAGAAGCCGAGGCTTCGCTCGCCAATGTGCGGCGCGCGGGCTATAGCGATGCACGAATCCTGACCAGCGGCTAG